TCATATTTTATAGTTTAGATATTAATTTAAATTTCGTCAAGATCGATGTCTTCATTATTTATTCTTACTACATATTCTATCCCGTCAATAGCCTTTGAAATGATCTGGTTTCGGAGAATATTGGCCATATTTTCCCAGTATGCCCTTCCATAGAAAGAATAGTTCTGAGGAATGATCTCTACCTCAACGGTTCTTACAAAACCTTCTTTTGGCCTGTTGCTAATCATGGTTCCTCTTCTTACCCTTACCTCTTTTACCTCATCTTTAAGAATCATTCTGCAATAATTTTTAACGTCTTCAAGGGAAATGATTTTGTCTCTTGTAGTTAATGCATATTTATAAGCCTGAATACTGTCTGTACCTTTCTGTTCCTCAGCGCCACCAATAGTTTCAGTAAGAAGAATCACAGTCTGGGACTTCAGCTGATTAGATAGCTCTGTTCCCGGACGCATATGATTGGCGAGCGTACAATGCGTTACCCAAAAGGAAGCATAGGTGTGGTCTGTTTTTTCTACAGGCTCCATGATGACATAATTCAGTTCCTGTCTGATATTTCTCTTGGCATTATTCACCTTTTGGACCATTGTTTTCATTTTGTCAGACATTTCACTAAGGACACCTTTAACGTTATCCCTGTTTAAAAGTGAAAATGCGGCAATTTCATCTCTAGTCAGCTCCAGCACATTGGCAATCATATCTACAGCATTTCTATTCGTAAAACGTTCCATACCTCCTTTTCTTACTGTATAAAGTCCTTTTTTAAGGTCATCTGCCGGGGTAAAAGGAATTTCAGTATATCTTCTTCCATCACCATCCTGAACCTCATCTACATACAGAAAATGCTCACCTTCATCTGTAACCAAAGGAATGTTGTTTCCCATAATGTCCAGGCTGTATTCTGTTTTCTTCCATCCTCTATTGTAGATTGGAAAAGCATTCAGTACAAATGAAAAATTATCCAGGATCTCCGCGGAAAACTGGGGTGGAAACTCAAATGTCAGCCATAAGTAACGTTTATCTCCAATTTGCTTTCTTATTTCTTCTTTTCCGTCAAGAAACTCCAGATTCTGAGGAAGTTTTCCCGGTTCTGAAAACAGACTGCTTGAAATTCCGGTTACCTCAATAAATTTATGGCGGTAAATGCTTTTAATATCTTCAATAGCCTTATTCCGGATCGACTGCTCTCTGAACATCTGCTCGTATCCTTCCTGCTGGCTATTGGTCAGGTAACTTAATCCTTCCCTTACAAATAAAGGATTTCCATTACTGGTCACATTGATGTATGGAAGTAATTTATATACAAAATCCATATGCTCAAAGGCTGGGTTTGAACAGAATATACTTACATACTTAGGGAAGTTTTCACTGGCGTATCTGCTTACATCTACTCCAATTGTGATCTTTCTGTAATCTTCCGGCTTTCCCTGGAATCTTGCTACAGGTATTTTATTAAGCCTGTCATCAACACTGTAACAGGTATTCCCAACAAACATTACTGAGGTCTGTACTTTATTGATCCGAACATTGCCTACCGGCGTGAAAGGAATATTCAGCTGCTTATCCGATTCTGATTTCACGGTAGACGTCATCTGCTTACGGAAAAAGAATTCGGTGTGCTCCAACAAAACTTCCGAAGACTCATAAGGCAGTGTAAAGGCCACAGCATGAGCCGGAATCGGATGGGTATATATTGATGGAGTCAGAAGTTTGGCCAGTTTTTCCAGAATCCTGGCATTTACAGTCTGGATTTCGTTATTGGCTTTAAAGACTTCCGTACTGAAGGCATCAATCAGGAGTTTTACAAAAGGATCCAGAGACTGCGGGCTTTTCAGTCCCCACACTTTGGTGGCATTCTGAAGCATTCTTGCCTTTACAGATTCTTTGGAATATATATTTTGATCTAAGTTCATAAATTTTGGTGTAGGTTATTAGAAGAGTGTTTAGTCAATAGACATCGGACTTAAAAATAATTCTGTAGAAAAACTGAAACGCTCTCCCGTTGCCTCCATTTTTGCATTGATGGCAATTCTTACTTTCTTTTTGATCTCTGTATGTTCTTTGGTATCGTAGCTGTGTTCTACAAATTGAATATGCGCATCAATCTGCGCCTGTACAATGCGTGGTTCATATTCCTGGATCTGCCGTCTGAGGCTTTTAATAAAGACGCTCTCCCAAACAGCACTGGTCACTCCATTATCGAATTCCAGGTTCCAAACGTCGTTCCCGTAATTGTCATCATATCTGTTCTCGCCTTTTTTGGTGGTAATCAGCAGCATGATATTGTGAGCAATGCTTTCGCCCATGTCGCAGATCTCAATGCTTCCGCCTTCAGTCATTAATGTAGAAGGTACAAAAGGCATTCTGTAATTTGGTGTATCCATAGTCAGCTTCTTATTTTTTCTTCATAGTCTAGTTCACTTAAAAAAGAAATACCAAAATACACATTTTCATGAAATAAATAAGAAAAAGAAACCAAAATATTACTGAAAATGAAGGCTTCCTGACAAGTCGGGAAGCCTTAAAAGTATATAAATACGGTTGAATTTATTTTATTGATCGGTTTGCTTGTTTCTGTTGATAAAATAATAGACCGGAAGCCCCAGCAGTACCATCAGAAAGCCTGGCCAGGTATATTGCTGTTTGTAGATCAGAAGCAGTACACAGAAGCCGGTTCCTATCAGAAGATAGATAATTGGAGTTACAGGGTAGAGCCAAGTTTTGTAAGGTCTTTCAAGATCCGGCTTTTTAAATCTTAAATAAATAACCCCAAAAACGGTGATCATATAAAATAAAACGATCACAAAAGAGATCATATCCAGCAGGTTACCATACTGTCCGCTCAAACAAAGGACCGATGCCCAGATACCCTGCATCCATAAAGCATTTTCCGGAACCTCGTTTTTATTATTTTTCTCGGCGGATCTGAAAAACATTCCGTCTTTTGCCATAGTTTGAAACACACGGGCACCTGCGAGAATCAGTCCGTTATCGCATCCGAATGTAGAGATCATCACAAGAACTGCAATAATAATCGTTCCCGCACTTCCGAAAATATTCTGTGATGCAGCAACTGCTACCCTGTCGTCCGCTGCAAAAGCAATACTGTCTCTGTCTAAAGCATTAAGATAGACAAAATTGACCGCTAAATAAAGAATCATCACCGCAGAAGTTCCATAGATCATTGACTTAACAATATTTCTTTTGGGATTTTCTACTTCGCCGGAAACAAAAGTTACACTTTCCCAGGCTACAGAGCTGAAAACAGAGCCTACCATAGCTGCTGCAATACCTCCAAGCAAGGTCATTCCACCTATAGGCTCCCAGCCTTCTTTAAGAAAATTACCGGTGAGATCTTTTTTAAGATTACTAAATGAATCAAAACCAAAGCTGAAATTTTGGGCCATATGGGAAAAATCTACCAGAATAAACCCTACAGCGATCAAACCTAATAGAGCAATAATCTTTGATCCTGTAAATACATTCTGAAGCAGCTTACCACTTTGCACACCTCTTGTGTTGATGTAAGTAAGAAGAAGGATAACGGCTATTGCGAGGATCTGTATCCAGGTAATCTTGAATTCGCCACTCTGTAAAATAGGAGCTGCCTGGTTCAAGGACGGAACGAGATAAGCTGTAAATTTACCAAAAGCCATTGCTACTGCGGCAATAGTTCCTGTCTGGATTACAGTAAAAAGTCCCCAGCCATAAAGAAATCCCATCCTTTTTCCGAAGATCTCCTTAAGGTAGGTATATTGACCACCAGCTTTTGGAAACAGCGCCGAAAGCTCTCCATAACTTATTGCAGCAGCTACCGTCATGATTCCTGTAATGACCCATACTATGATCAGCCAGAATCCGGATCCGAGGTTTCGCATCATATCGGCACTTACAATAAAGATTCCGCTTCCGATCATAGACCCCATTACCAGCATAACGGCGTCCCAAAGTTTCAGTTTTTTTTGCATAGTCAAGTATAGGCATCAAATATAAACAAATCTGTCATGATTTTGAAATTTGTTTAAAATTTACAGCACCGCTTATTTTTTATCAAGTTTTCTCAAAATTATTATTCGATTTTAATTAGTACTTTTGAAAAAAATATTAAAAATGAAATTCAAGACTATATTATTTGCTGCTGCTGTAAGCGCTTCCACTTTGGCTTTTGCACAGGAGACATCAGAGAAAAAATTTGGCCCACCTGCAGGAAATGCAGTTGTAGGCGATACTTACGGAGCTGTAGTTGTTTCCAATGAGTCTAAAGCAATCACAGTAGATAAACTGAGTAAGAAACTTAAAAAAGACAACAAAAAAGTGGAAGGAATTGCCGTTAAAGGAAAAGTGACGGATGTATGCGAGAAAAAAGGCTGCTGGCTTACGATCCAGACTGAAGATAATTCTCAGTTTTTCGTAAAAATGAAAGATTATGCATTCTTTGTACCGACCGCTCTAAAAGGTAAAAATGTAGTACTGGAAGGTACTGCAGAAAGAAAAGTAACTTCTATAGATGAGCAGAAGCATTATGCAGAAGATGCTAAAAAACCTCAGGCTGAAATTGATGCCATCACAACTCCTAAAGAAGAGATCAGATTTGTAGCCAATGGAATTAAAGTGGTCAACTAATCTTCATTTAATAATATAAAACGTCCTCAAGAATTACTTTTGAGGACGTTTTTTTATTTGGA
The Chryseobacterium sp. W4I1 DNA segment above includes these coding regions:
- a CDS encoding DUF4920 domain-containing protein, which produces MKFKTILFAAAVSASTLAFAQETSEKKFGPPAGNAVVGDTYGAVVVSNESKAITVDKLSKKLKKDNKKVEGIAVKGKVTDVCEKKGCWLTIQTEDNSQFFVKMKDYAFFVPTALKGKNVVLEGTAERKVTSIDEQKHYAEDAKKPQAEIDAITTPKEEIRFVANGIKVVN
- a CDS encoding APC family permease: MQKKLKLWDAVMLVMGSMIGSGIFIVSADMMRNLGSGFWLIIVWVITGIMTVAAAISYGELSALFPKAGGQYTYLKEIFGKRMGFLYGWGLFTVIQTGTIAAVAMAFGKFTAYLVPSLNQAAPILQSGEFKITWIQILAIAVILLLTYINTRGVQSGKLLQNVFTGSKIIALLGLIAVGFILVDFSHMAQNFSFGFDSFSNLKKDLTGNFLKEGWEPIGGMTLLGGIAAAMVGSVFSSVAWESVTFVSGEVENPKRNIVKSMIYGTSAVMILYLAVNFVYLNALDRDSIAFAADDRVAVAASQNIFGSAGTIIIAVLVMISTFGCDNGLILAGARVFQTMAKDGMFFRSAEKNNKNEVPENALWMQGIWASVLCLSGQYGNLLDMISFVIVLFYMITVFGVIYLRFKKPDLERPYKTWLYPVTPIIYLLIGTGFCVLLLIYKQQYTWPGFLMVLLGLPVYYFINRNKQTDQ
- a CDS encoding type VI secretion system baseplate subunit TssF, whose product is MNLDQNIYSKESVKARMLQNATKVWGLKSPQSLDPFVKLLIDAFSTEVFKANNEIQTVNARILEKLAKLLTPSIYTHPIPAHAVAFTLPYESSEVLLEHTEFFFRKQMTSTVKSESDKQLNIPFTPVGNVRINKVQTSVMFVGNTCYSVDDRLNKIPVARFQGKPEDYRKITIGVDVSRYASENFPKYVSIFCSNPAFEHMDFVYKLLPYINVTSNGNPLFVREGLSYLTNSQQEGYEQMFREQSIRNKAIEDIKSIYRHKFIEVTGISSSLFSEPGKLPQNLEFLDGKEEIRKQIGDKRYLWLTFEFPPQFSAEILDNFSFVLNAFPIYNRGWKKTEYSLDIMGNNIPLVTDEGEHFLYVDEVQDGDGRRYTEIPFTPADDLKKGLYTVRKGGMERFTNRNAVDMIANVLELTRDEIAAFSLLNRDNVKGVLSEMSDKMKTMVQKVNNAKRNIRQELNYVIMEPVEKTDHTYASFWVTHCTLANHMRPGTELSNQLKSQTVILLTETIGGAEEQKGTDSIQAYKYALTTRDKIISLEDVKNYCRMILKDEVKEVRVRRGTMISNRPKEGFVRTVEVEIIPQNYSFYGRAYWENMANILRNQIISKAIDGIEYVVRINNEDIDLDEI
- a CDS encoding GPW/gp25 family protein gives rise to the protein MDTPNYRMPFVPSTLMTEGGSIEICDMGESIAHNIMLLITTKKGENRYDDNYGNDVWNLEFDNGVTSAVWESVFIKSLRRQIQEYEPRIVQAQIDAHIQFVEHSYDTKEHTEIKKKVRIAINAKMEATGERFSFSTELFLSPMSID